One window of Streptomyces kaniharaensis genomic DNA carries:
- a CDS encoding replication protein, with protein MIVGRSSRGYAVTIGLVRCGKIWFCPECSAAIRRGRSEELKTAALRWLAAGGMLAVVVLTARHNKTTELDKLSDALWGAPKLDGKGNPVLDSSGKPRRTPGAYQAMLTAPAFYGRAARRGKRPEGGIRHRIGYVGMARASEVTRSKENGWHPHMNLLVFLGGRLVGTPAKGTVVKHFKPGQKSLAMWETWLRDLWSGALGKADPSYKPSTECEIRDCKCDGKGHGVKVQIVRSADDAALIDYLTKVQDGKKPADSVTADLKAATGAAMETTRADTKRYTGHSVTPFQLLYRLWDIESAGTDPEQAEGYGTPTQCRAWWAEYEQAMAGRRAIEWTRGLRRHVRMDGDDSEERDREFIYEQEKNQKLVGGIAMTADAHGFVVRADAELDVRATVEAECYDSAADVVAGLGGRADHVRVLTAEQLAEVQEALFARLKARQEERMRQARIAAYEADQAAKDAARRQLAGALGRLLARRS; from the coding sequence GTGATCGTGGGCCGGTCCTCGCGCGGCTACGCGGTCACGATCGGCCTGGTCCGCTGCGGAAAGATCTGGTTCTGCCCGGAGTGCTCGGCGGCGATCCGCCGGGGCCGCTCCGAGGAGCTGAAGACGGCCGCGCTCCGCTGGCTGGCTGCTGGCGGCATGCTCGCCGTGGTGGTGCTGACCGCCCGGCACAACAAGACGACCGAGCTGGACAAGCTCTCTGACGCGCTCTGGGGGGCCCCCAAGCTCGACGGGAAGGGAAACCCGGTCCTGGACAGCTCGGGCAAGCCCCGGCGGACGCCTGGGGCGTATCAGGCGATGCTGACCGCCCCGGCCTTCTACGGCCGGGCTGCCCGCCGGGGCAAGCGGCCCGAGGGTGGCATCCGTCACCGGATCGGGTACGTCGGCATGGCGCGGGCCTCCGAGGTCACTCGATCGAAGGAAAACGGCTGGCACCCGCACATGAACCTCTTGGTTTTCCTTGGCGGGCGGCTCGTCGGGACTCCGGCCAAGGGCACCGTGGTCAAGCACTTCAAGCCCGGACAGAAGTCGCTGGCGATGTGGGAAACCTGGCTGCGTGACCTGTGGTCCGGTGCCCTGGGCAAGGCTGACCCGTCCTACAAGCCCTCGACCGAGTGCGAGATCCGCGACTGCAAGTGCGACGGCAAGGGCCACGGCGTGAAGGTTCAGATCGTGAGGTCGGCGGACGACGCTGCCCTGATCGACTACCTGACCAAGGTGCAGGACGGGAAGAAGCCTGCCGACTCGGTGACCGCCGACCTGAAGGCGGCGACCGGGGCCGCGATGGAGACGACCCGCGCCGACACCAAGCGGTACACCGGCCACAGCGTGACCCCGTTCCAACTGCTCTACCGGCTGTGGGACATCGAGTCGGCGGGGACCGACCCGGAGCAGGCCGAGGGCTACGGCACCCCCACCCAGTGCCGGGCCTGGTGGGCGGAGTACGAGCAAGCCATGGCCGGACGCCGGGCGATCGAGTGGACGCGCGGCCTGCGGCGTCACGTCCGGATGGACGGCGACGACTCCGAGGAGCGCGACCGTGAGTTCATCTACGAGCAGGAAAAGAATCAGAAGCTGGTCGGCGGCATCGCGATGACCGCCGACGCACACGGCTTCGTGGTCCGCGCTGACGCTGAGCTAGACGTGCGGGCCACGGTCGAGGCTGAGTGCTACGACTCGGCGGCCGACGTCGTCGCCGGTCTCGGCGGCCGGGCCGATCACGTCCGTGTGCTCACCGCCGAGCAACTGGCCGAGGTTCAAGAGGCACTGTTCGCCCGCCTCAAGGCCCGGCAGGAAGAGCGAATGCGGCAGGCCCGCATCGCCGCGTACGAGGCCGACCAGGCGGCCAAGGATGCGGCCCGGCGACAGCTCGCCGGGGCGCTCGGGCGGCTGCTGGCCCGTCGCTCCTGA
- a CDS encoding ArsR family transcriptional regulator: protein MLQQRRNHNQTKRAGPAATESGPIHEPLGGNLVDKTQGSSAAAAVAKSVTNTLDALTPAFAPFAARWDAEADRRAKLRTPEHLKALMDAQRAHNSARSTAARAQSQRAAARKESKNPFGTARRAAATADRAARQHKSETKTALKGARRDYPVTLGTLAVRTHTLHVVTSSAASWLLSSSHDLTTWPLLASAGLVGLNAVGLGLGRRKLSVQLDDGLSLEERQLVERLDPAYWVAHAADRGLSGTVTTPPQVTPGGIRCNVRLDGAWTTKALKDKTDNIRSLLGARTALRIRITAGTRGGWAVITLATRQATDGTSSLWTPDMIPADPGLMCIGLDTETGELVFVPFDERLLVSGASGTGKSWSVRVLLATAHLRGDLLFIDGKGEEANVWERVCRVAVETDEIAAAIDEAHAEMGRRKADMKRRGISVWDGRQLTVMIDEGQVVLAAIAKDKDRLQKLIELSSLGRSRGVVLWWATQYPVTDGTPGVHKLIAPNLLTRFSLRVAGTTQAQVALDDCAHYAPHQIPDGKQWRGHGYLKGYGPRLIRTWTLDDDGVRALPARYWKASAPATPVMVEPAEDKPAPLTNRDRVLAAVRDGARTPKDVTEATGLNKGTVSRELKALTEAGTVRRADKGLEVAA, encoded by the coding sequence TTGCTGCAACAACGGCGCAACCACAACCAAACAAAGCGGGCCGGACCCGCTGCAACGGAATCCGGCCCTATCCACGAACCGCTTGGAGGCAACCTCGTGGACAAGACCCAAGGATCGTCGGCGGCTGCGGCCGTCGCCAAATCCGTGACCAACACGCTCGACGCGCTTACCCCGGCCTTCGCCCCGTTCGCGGCCCGCTGGGACGCTGAGGCGGACCGCCGGGCCAAGCTCCGCACGCCGGAACACCTCAAGGCGCTGATGGACGCACAGCGGGCCCACAACTCGGCCCGCTCGACTGCGGCCAGGGCACAGAGCCAGCGGGCGGCGGCCCGCAAGGAGAGCAAGAACCCGTTCGGGACGGCCCGCCGGGCGGCGGCCACAGCGGACCGTGCGGCCCGTCAGCACAAGAGCGAGACAAAGACGGCGCTCAAGGGCGCCCGCCGGGATTACCCGGTCACGCTGGGAACGTTGGCGGTCCGGACTCACACGCTCCACGTGGTGACCTCCTCGGCGGCCTCCTGGCTGCTGTCGTCGTCGCACGACTTGACCACCTGGCCCCTGCTGGCCTCCGCCGGTCTGGTCGGCCTCAACGCTGTGGGCCTCGGGCTGGGCCGCCGGAAGCTGAGCGTCCAGCTCGACGACGGCCTGTCCCTCGAAGAACGTCAGCTCGTCGAACGGCTGGACCCGGCTTACTGGGTGGCGCACGCCGCAGACCGGGGTCTGTCCGGGACGGTCACCACTCCCCCGCAGGTCACCCCCGGCGGCATCCGGTGCAATGTCCGCCTTGATGGGGCCTGGACGACTAAGGCCCTCAAGGACAAGACCGACAACATCCGGAGCCTTCTCGGTGCCCGGACCGCGCTCCGCATCCGGATCACGGCCGGGACGCGCGGCGGCTGGGCGGTGATCACCCTCGCCACCCGGCAGGCCACGGACGGCACGTCCTCGCTGTGGACCCCGGACATGATCCCGGCGGACCCGGGCCTGATGTGCATCGGCCTGGACACCGAGACCGGCGAGCTGGTGTTCGTGCCGTTCGATGAGCGGCTGTTGGTCTCCGGGGCATCCGGCACCGGTAAGAGCTGGTCCGTCCGTGTCCTGCTCGCGACGGCACACCTTCGGGGCGACCTGCTGTTCATCGACGGCAAGGGCGAAGAGGCCAACGTCTGGGAGCGCGTGTGCCGGGTCGCTGTCGAGACTGACGAGATCGCGGCGGCGATCGATGAGGCGCACGCCGAGATGGGCCGTCGTAAGGCGGACATGAAGCGGCGGGGGATCTCGGTCTGGGACGGCCGTCAGCTCACGGTCATGATCGATGAGGGACAGGTCGTCCTGGCGGCCATCGCCAAGGACAAGGACCGGCTACAGAAGCTCATCGAACTGTCGTCGCTGGGCCGCTCCCGTGGCGTGGTCCTGTGGTGGGCCACTCAGTACCCGGTCACAGACGGCACCCCCGGCGTTCACAAGCTGATCGCCCCGAACCTCCTCACCCGCTTCTCGCTGCGGGTGGCGGGCACCACTCAGGCACAGGTCGCCCTGGACGACTGCGCGCACTACGCGCCCCACCAGATCCCGGACGGCAAGCAGTGGCGGGGACACGGCTACCTCAAGGGCTACGGGCCGCGCCTGATCCGAACCTGGACGCTCGATGACGACGGAGTCCGGGCCTTGCCTGCCCGGTACTGGAAGGCGTCGGCCCCGGCCACGCCGGTCATGGTCGAGCCTGCCGAGGACAAGCCCGCGCCGCTCACCAACCGGGATCGAGTCCTGGCGGCTGTCCGCGACGGTGCCCGCACCCCGAAGGACGTCACCGAAGCCACGGGCCTGAACAAGGGCACCGTCAGCCGCGAACTCAAGGCCCTGACCGAGGCCGGGACGGTCCGCCGGGCTGACAAGGGCCTGGAGGTGGCGGCATGA
- a CDS encoding ribbon-helix-helix domain-containing protein, with product MPKPNLGGRPEIGPKVEIRLPADIAARIAELAKEEGVNRSEMIRRLLREALAAHT from the coding sequence ATGCCGAAACCGAACCTCGGGGGTCGGCCAGAGATCGGCCCCAAGGTCGAGATCCGACTACCCGCAGACATCGCCGCTCGGATTGCCGAGCTAGCCAAGGAAGAGGGGGTGAACCGCTCGGAGATGATCCGCCGCCTACTGCGGGAAGCGCTCGCCGCTCACACGTAG